Part of the Aquimarina sp. TRL1 genome, TAATTGCAGAAGAATCCCCTCCATTATATAATGGGTGTATCGTTCTTAATAACGCTTTGGTCTCGACTACTGATACCGTTTCTGTATTGTATACAAAACCTACTTTTTGTTTTACATCAGGAGAAGATGGATACGATACTGCATCTGACAAGACATAATCATATCCTGGTAATTGACTTACCAATTCTCCCAGTAAAACCTCATCTGCAATTTCCTGTACAGCATATACATCTGCCTGTAGTTTTCTAAAAACCAAAGCAGTACTATCTCGCTGAATCTGATCTGATAATGGATTGGTTCCTACCGGGGAGTTATTTTCATCTCCAAACCATTCGATATTCCAGGTGACTACATCAAAAGTACTCTCTTTGGGAATTCCAATAGTATCCCCTGGAGGAATATATGTTTCTGCACAAGGTATATCTGTTTTTTGTCTCGGTAACAATTGATAAAATTCTCTAAAGCGACCGACTACTCCAATGACCTCCGTGCAGAAACTTGGCTGTGCCAAACCTACAATGGTTGCTACATCATTATCAATTCGCAGGGCTCCGGTACCACTCGTATCTGTCAATGTGTAATTCGCATTCCCAAACAGGAGATCTCCTGGATTAGGAAATGTCGGATTTACAATTTTTACTAATTGTCCGGCATGTGCCTCTAAAGTGGCTAAAGTGATTTCTTTGGGTGTAATTTCCTCCTGAGCTCTCCCATGAGATATTACTTCTGTCACAGTTCCTAATTGAATCTGATCATTAAACACAGCTCTTGTCGCAGTTACTGTAATAGAGTCTCCTATTTTCAATGTTTCACTAGCATATAATTGCTCGTCAAAAACAGCAATTCCTCCGGTTGTATCCTGAATAAAAGCGGGACCTCTAAATTGATCTGTGGCAGTTAATATTCCTGTAATTTTTACCACACTCCCAACTGTAGCAGCTCTTGCTTCTGCAATAGAAATCAACTCTCCCGGAAGTACAATTGCATCATTGTCAACTCCTGGAGTAGGTGTTTGAAGTACAAATGCTATTGTATTTCTAGCGCCGCCAGCCCCATTGGGTATTCGCTGTAATGACTCCTGATCCTTTTTACCATTTTCATTCTCGTTTAGTTGTGGCTGCCCTTCATTTAACAATAGTAACAAAGCCGTATCATCACTATCATCTGTATCATAAACAACTGCATCTATCAGCTGATTGGTTGTTATTTCAGAACCTGTAGGAAAGCCTGTGGCCTCTCCCCTGTACAGGGCAATTGCATCTGCTCCGTTCTGCAAAGAATTCGATGGTATAATTACATCTACATTGGAGACCCCTTCATTGCCAATGACAAAATATCCAGCGGCATCAGTACTATAACCATCTAAATCAAATGCCTGATAACTAAGATCTGTATTCCCGTTATACGCCACCAAAACAAACCCATCCAGCGGGGTATTTCCTGCTCCTCCATCGTATAATTCTACAAATTCCTTTGTATCAGTCCCTTCTGTATCTGCATCCAATTCATTGATTACAAGGCTAATCACTTCAGTAGCATTGGTATTCGCTGTTCCCGGAGTGGCAATTGCCTGAGTATAGGTATTTGTATTTCTGGTTCCTCCTGTTCCATTAGGAAAACGCTGTACGGAATGTTGATTTTTATTTCCTTTGTCATCTTCATTTAACTGTGGTTGTCCTTCGTTTAATAATACCAACAAGACAATATCGTCTGCATCGTTGGTATCATATACAACTGCATCTACCAAATCTTCTGTTGTAATAGCAGCTCCATTAGAAACCGGAGTTGTTGTCTTATAGAGAGCTACAGCATCTGCTCCGTTCTGTAATGTATTATTAGGAATTTCCAATCCTACTCCGGGAACTGCAGCATTACCTATAACAAAATATCCAGTAGCAGAAGTTGTATATCCCTGTAGATTATACACCTGATAACTTTCGTCATTCGACCCATTATACAATACCATTACATACCCATCTAGCGATGTGTTTCCTACTCCTCCATCGAATAACTCTATAAATTCCCGTGTATCTGTTCCTTCTGTATCTGCATCTACCTCATTGATGAACACCAGTGCCTCATCGCTTCCGGTCACTACTTTATTTTCTTTCCCCGGAGTATTTAAAGCTTCACCAGTGGTTGCTTCTGCTGTAGGAAAGCTCGGCAGTCCTTCTCCATCAAAATCATTTCGCACCCAATCTGCAACTGTATTGGTATCTATCCCATTAGGAATTCTCGAAGCCCCTCCTACGGTAAATGAAATACCATCATATGATTTTAGTAAACTAACACTAGCGTAGTTGATATCCGTTGTTCCTCCATCATTCACTCCTATATCATCGACAATTGCTTCCCAGGGAGTAATATCTAATACCCCATCGTCATTGGTATCCAGATCTGTACCCATAGCTCCGGTAAAATTTTTAACCAGCAATAAGGTCAATGTTCCATTTTCGAAAGTATTGCTCCCAAATGCTGTTGTATAATACCCCTGCACATCTGTCATTCCTAATTGAATTACTTCATCAATAGTACCTGCTGCATTACTATCCCCTTCAATTTCTAATAGCCAGTAATTGCTTAGATCTGTAGCTGGTAATCCCAAAACCTCTACAAACTCATCGGTATCTGAGCCTGTATGATTGCAGACAAACTCGTTAATTCTTGGAGTCGTAATCGGAGCTATAAATTGCTGTGCTATATTGATTGCTCCATAGGTGTGTTCCTGGGCTTGCTGCCATGAAAAATCAGTTGCCACAGCACCTGTCCCTGATAATTGCAAAGAGAAACCGACCTGAGTACTACTCGATTCAGATACTCCTATATCTGTACTACTCATCCCGGACGCTGCTCCGTCAGTGGCTGTCATTACACCTTCATAACTAAGAAACTGTATTACCTGATCCGTATTATCTACTAACGCTATTCCATCCGGGGCTCCATTTTGTAACCCGTTGGTTGGTACTATCTGTACCTGTGTACCATAGCCGTTTTGCTGATCTGTTATAGTTTCTGTCAGTGTAATTGTATTATATACGGTCCCATTAGACCCGTTATATAGCAATATTTTCCATCCTGACAGATCCGTTCCTGCCGGTCCGGCAATCTCAATAGCTTCCTGTACATCTGTACTGGCATTGTCATAGTGTATTTCATTAATAAATACCTCTTGCGTGTATGCTTTGTAATTGCTCATTAACAGAGAAATAAACAAAGACATCACGAGTAATTTTAATTTCATCATATCTGATTTGTGTTTGTTATACCTCGTATGAATAGAAATTATCACTACAAATCATCAGGCATTAAAATCCCTGTATGAAACCGCCCTTTCTCAGTAATTTCATGCCATAATCTGATAAAAACTCCTTCTTTATCGTTTTTATAATTTGATAAAATTGTGTTTGTTGTTTTGTAATTTCAGGTCATACCAGGTGTCATTGTTAAGGCGTGGAAAGTATGCCTTTTAAGGAAAGAAAATGTTAATATTTTGTAAAAAAAATATTAATTGTACTTCTATGCCATACTAGTATTACCTGATCCCCTTGTTATTATATAAACAAAAACCCGAATGAGACAAAGGTTTATTGCTCTTTCGGGTTGAATTTATCTTACTTTATAGTAGTTTTTTCTCTTTTTTTTGCAATTAATTAAGCTTTAGCTGTAAATAGACTGGAAAATGGTCGCTATATCCCCCTTTATACCGTTTTCCTGAGTAGGTTCTAAAGGGTCTTCCTTTATGCCTTCCTTTATAAATTTTTAGAAAATCATCATCAAAAATTGCTGCTTTGGAAAAACTGTGTTTTCCTTTTTCGTATCGATGAAAATTATGTGTAAAAATAATCTGATCAAAAAGGTTCCATTGATTTCTATAATTAAGGCTTCCACTGTACTTAGTTAGTAATTGCTCCATTGGATTAAAGAGATCTTCTTGTACCAGATGTTCTTTTACACTCTCACAGGAAGGGTCATCATTAAAATCTCCCATGATGATAATTTTTGCTTCCGGATCACCTTCTCTAATTCGATCAATTACTTCTCTATTTTTTTCTGCTGCTACAATCCTTTTATCAGCCGTCGATGCTGCTCCGTCTCTTCTGGAAGGCCAATGATTGACCAAAATATGTATTTCTTCGCCATGGAGTCGTCCGGTAACCCATAAGATATCCCGGGTATAATCCCGTTCACCATTATCGTTATATACCAGTACAGTTATACTCTCGGAATGCAACAGCTCGAAATGTTCTTTCTGGTAGAGTAATCCTACATCAATCCCTCGTTCATCCGGAGAATTATAATGTACAATTCCGTAGTGTTTATTCATTAAGTGTTTTGACGCCACAAGATCCTCCAGTACTTTCCTGTTTTCAATTTCTGCTACTCCAACAATTACCGGTGCTTTTCCAGAACAAGCAAATCCGATATTCGAAATAGCGGTTCCTAATTTGGTAATTTTCTTCTCATATCGTTTTATGCTCCATCTTTTTTCTGCATCTGGTAGAAAATCATCATCCAGAGTTTTAGTATCATCAATGGTATCAAACAGGTTTTCCAGATTATAAAATGCCACTGTGTGGAGATTGGTTGCTTTCTTCTTAAAATATTTAGTTGCCATAGCAGTAAAATTACATGCAAATACTGAAAGTACAAATTCATGAGCAGACAATATTGTACATTTGCACATTAAGTAGTATAAATATACTGTCGTAGTATCGAAAGCACAAAAGTTAATCAATGTTAGAAAAGAAGGATATTGCCTATGAAAAAGCAATTTTAATAGGTATCATAACAAAGAATCAAGATGAGGAAAAGCTAAATGAGTTTTTGGATGAGTTGGCGTTTCTAACCTATACTGCCGGAGGAGAAGTTGTTAAGCGATTTACCCAAAAGATGGATGTTCCGAATTCCAAGACATTTATCGGTACGGGGAAAATGGAAGATGTAAAAGCATATGTAGAGCAACACGATATTGGTACAGTGGTTTTTGATGATGAACTCAGTCCTGCTCAGCAGCGCAATATCGAACGTATTCTCAAAGCGAAAATTATCGATCGTACGAATTTGATTTTGGATATTTTTGCCCAACGGGCACAAACCAGTTATGCCAGAACTCAGGTAGAACTTGCACAATATCAATACTTGTTACCCCGATTAACCGGGCTGTGGACTCACTTGGAAAGACAGCGTGGAGGAATTGGAATGCGTGGTCCTGGAGAAACAGAAATCGAGACGGACCGTCGTATCGTTCGGGATCGTATCTCTTTGCTAAAAAAGAAATTACTCACTATTGATAAACAAATGGCAACTCAGCGCGGAAACCGGGGGAAACTCGTTCGTGT contains:
- a CDS encoding DUF5689 domain-containing protein, with the protein product MMKLKLLVMSLFISLLMSNYKAYTQEVFINEIHYDNASTDVQEAIEIAGPAGTDLSGWKILLYNGSNGTVYNTITLTETITDQQNGYGTQVQIVPTNGLQNGAPDGIALVDNTDQVIQFLSYEGVMTATDGAASGMSSTDIGVSESSSTQVGFSLQLSGTGAVATDFSWQQAQEHTYGAINIAQQFIAPITTPRINEFVCNHTGSDTDEFVEVLGLPATDLSNYWLLEIEGDSNAAGTIDEVIQLGMTDVQGYYTTAFGSNTFENGTLTLLLVKNFTGAMGTDLDTNDDGVLDITPWEAIVDDIGVNDGGTTDINYASVSLLKSYDGISFTVGGASRIPNGIDTNTVADWVRNDFDGEGLPSFPTAEATTGEALNTPGKENKVVTGSDEALVFINEVDADTEGTDTREFIELFDGGVGNTSLDGYVMVLYNGSNDESYQVYNLQGYTTSATGYFVIGNAAVPGVGLEIPNNTLQNGADAVALYKTTTPVSNGAAITTEDLVDAVVYDTNDADDIVLLVLLNEGQPQLNEDDKGNKNQHSVQRFPNGTGGTRNTNTYTQAIATPGTANTNATEVISLVINELDADTEGTDTKEFVELYDGGAGNTPLDGFVLVAYNGNTDLSYQAFDLDGYSTDAAGYFVIGNEGVSNVDVIIPSNSLQNGADAIALYRGEATGFPTGSEITTNQLIDAVVYDTDDSDDTALLLLLNEGQPQLNENENGKKDQESLQRIPNGAGGARNTIAFVLQTPTPGVDNDAIVLPGELISIAEARAATVGSVVKITGILTATDQFRGPAFIQDTTGGIAVFDEQLYASETLKIGDSITVTATRAVFNDQIQLGTVTEVISHGRAQEEITPKEITLATLEAHAGQLVKIVNPTFPNPGDLLFGNANYTLTDTSGTGALRIDNDVATIVGLAQPSFCTEVIGVVGRFREFYQLLPRQKTDIPCAETYIPPGDTIGIPKESTFDVVTWNIEWFGDENNSPVGTNPLSDQIQRDSTALVFRKLQADVYAVQEIADEVLLGELVSQLPGYDYVLSDAVSYPSSPDVKQKVGFVYNTETVSVVETKALLRTIHPLYNGGDSSAISDYPGDPTRFYASGRLPFLMTADVTVDGVTERIDLIALHARANRSTDAQNRYDMRKYDVEILKDTLDTYYADRNVLLLGDYNDDVDETVADISSPLSSFDAYVKDTTNYTIVSAALSEAGLRSYVFRENMIDHIMMTNELVDAYVDTSVSVHYEVYDNDYARNTSDHLPVSARFLLEPAIVDNNCLGGNIAAFKQGRRKDGRRVPRYRSNPKKALGKPRENRYFNFVSLGFGGEITIELTNEIYDNKDANEFAVYESTGFFGNVPCQYFPEKAEVFASVDGDHFVSLGTTCQDGEFDLAAGKLRSAKFIKVVDISDKSLFPWFADGYDLDAIACLDTVPAKSKAAPMTQTKSESLFASELLTEEIALEETNVTIAPNPVQHQLTLSFKTITQATVMVVISDLTGKVIYSKEEVLTKGTTKVQLDTQAYATGTYIVSVVDDKNIFSYKEKLIKR
- a CDS encoding endonuclease — encoded protein: MATKYFKKKATNLHTVAFYNLENLFDTIDDTKTLDDDFLPDAEKRWSIKRYEKKITKLGTAISNIGFACSGKAPVIVGVAEIENRKVLEDLVASKHLMNKHYGIVHYNSPDERGIDVGLLYQKEHFELLHSESITVLVYNDNGERDYTRDILWVTGRLHGEEIHILVNHWPSRRDGAASTADKRIVAAEKNREVIDRIREGDPEAKIIIMGDFNDDPSCESVKEHLVQEDLFNPMEQLLTKYSGSLNYRNQWNLFDQIIFTHNFHRYEKGKHSFSKAAIFDDDFLKIYKGRHKGRPFRTYSGKRYKGGYSDHFPVYLQLKLN